The following coding sequences lie in one Arachis ipaensis cultivar K30076 chromosome B05, Araip1.1, whole genome shotgun sequence genomic window:
- the LOC107640869 gene encoding uncharacterized protein LOC107640869, whose protein sequence is MWISSAPDLWNDLKRRYSQGDVFRVGALKEEFYALKQGDLTVTSYFAMLKAIWEELENLRAIPSCVACVNGCSCGLRIVRDYASEEYVVKFLKGLNEQYSNVKSQIMLMKPLPEINTVLSMLTQQEQELNCDPSNSNIVTNSLEVQTSTGGGSFSGRGRGRGRNSGRGGNQKSYSRGYTSKFCSYCNRIGHLAETCYKKNGFPTHQKQRVANQLSTDEIVENSSAEIADSNQDKKSDDTVLVLTPDQKETLLALLQQPRMPTSNSVNHITSSATLTQPKGRHCLSVSSNFTKTSWILDSGATDHASYIQESFKTFHYMRPVLVNLPDGSTTTTNICGTPIIEDDWAS, encoded by the exons ATGTGGATTAGCTCAGCTCCAGACTTGTGGAATGATTTAAAACGTCGTTACTCACAGGGAGATGTCTTTCGAGTTGGTGCGTTAAAAGAAGAATTTTATGCACTCAAACAAGGTGATCTTACTGTTACCTCTTACTTTGCTATGTTGAAAGCTATTTGGGAAGAATTAGAAAATTTACGTGCTATTCCTAGTTGTGTTGCTTGTGTTAATGGATGTTCATGTGGATTACGAATTGTTCGAGACTATGCTTCTGAGGAATATGTTGTCAAATTCTTAAAAGGATTGAATGAACAATATTCAAATGTTAAATCACAAATCATGCTAATGAAGCCGTTACCTGAAATCAACACAGTACTATCTATGTTAACCCAACAAGAGCAAGAATTGAATTGTGACCCGTCAAATAGCAACATAGTGACTAACTCTTTAGAGGTGCAAACCTCAACTGGAGGCGGTTCATTTTCTGGAAGAGGCAGAGGCCGTGGACGAAATTCAGGCAGAGGAGGAAATCAAAAATCTTATAGTCGAGGCTACACTTCAAAGTTTTGTAGCTACTGTAATCGAATTGGTCATTTAGCAGAGACATGCTATAAGAAAAATGGCTTTCCTACTCACCAAAAGCAGCGAGTAGCCAATCAACTTAGCACTGACGAGATAGTTGAGAATTCTAGTGCTGAGATTGCTGATTCTAACCAGGATAAAAAGAGCGATGATACAGTACTTGTGTTGACTCCAGATCAGAAGGAAACCTTACTAGCACTCCTTCAACAACCACGCATGCCAACTTCAAATAGTGTAAACCACATTACTTCTTCTGCCACCCTTACTCAACCAAAAGGTAGGCATTGCTTGAGTGTATCATCAAATTTTACTAAAACTTCTTGGATACTTGACAGTGGAGCTACTGATCATGCATCCTATATTCAAGAGTCTTTCAAAACTTTTCATTATATGAGACCAGTTTTGGTAAATCTACCTGATGGTTCTACCACTACAACAAACATTTGTG GTACTcccatcattgaagatgattgGGCAAGCTAA